A single genomic interval of Deltaproteobacteria bacterium HGW-Deltaproteobacteria-4 harbors:
- a CDS encoding dodecin flavoprotein has protein sequence MYGRERIYKKVEIIGVSSKGIEAAIETALRKAQSTLDKISWFEVQDIRGHVGENGKVAEYQVVIKVSFELKE, from the coding sequence ATGTACGGCAGAGAGCGGATTTATAAGAAGGTGGAGATCATCGGGGTCTCGTCCAAGGGGATCGAGGCTGCCATCGAGACGGCTTTGCGCAAGGCGCAAAGCACGCTGGATAAAATTTCCTGGTTCGAGGTGCAGGATATCCGCGGCCATGTCGGTGAGAACGGGAAGGTCGCCGAATATCAGGTGGTGATCAAGGTCTCCTTTGAATTAAAGGAGTAG
- a CDS encoding MFS transporter — protein sequence MFMDISSELIHSLLPVFMVTTLGASMVTIGILEGVAEATAAITKVFSGALSDYLGKRKFLLVSGYALAAFTKPIFPLATSISWVFGARFVDRVGKGIRGAPRDALVADISPPQLRGAAYGLRQALDSVGALLGPLLAVAGMIWFAGDIRAVLWVAVLPAFIAVGLLIVFVREPERAAPGRPARLPLHPLEIRRLPWRYWLVVLLGGVFTLARFSEAFLVLRAQDVGLSLGLVPLVMIVMNVFYATVAYPAGAAADRMRPRTLLLIGLALLIAADLILASATTPLAAFAGAALWGLHMAFTQGLFAKLVADNAPAELRGTAFGVFNLVSGGALLLASVIAGALWSIWGASATFVVGCIFAVIAALGLLFYHPVPSVQTGRERLS from the coding sequence ATGTTCATGGACATCTCCTCCGAGCTGATCCACAGCCTGTTGCCGGTCTTCATGGTCACCACCCTCGGTGCTTCGATGGTCACCATCGGCATCCTCGAAGGGGTGGCGGAAGCGACCGCCGCCATCACCAAGGTCTTCTCCGGCGCCCTCAGCGACTACCTCGGCAAGCGCAAATTTCTCCTCGTCTCCGGTTACGCCCTCGCCGCCTTCACCAAGCCTATCTTCCCCCTCGCCACCTCGATCAGTTGGGTCTTTGGCGCACGCTTTGTCGACCGCGTCGGTAAGGGCATCCGTGGTGCGCCGCGTGATGCCCTGGTCGCCGATATCTCCCCGCCACAGCTGCGCGGTGCTGCCTACGGGTTGCGCCAGGCCCTTGATTCTGTCGGTGCCCTGCTCGGGCCGCTCCTCGCGGTCGCTGGCATGATCTGGTTCGCTGGCGACATCCGGGCAGTGTTGTGGGTCGCCGTCCTGCCGGCCTTCATTGCCGTAGGGCTGCTCATCGTCTTTGTCCGCGAACCGGAACGTGCCGCCCCCGGTCGCCCCGCTAGGCTGCCGCTTCATCCGCTGGAGATCCGCCGTCTGCCATGGCGCTACTGGCTGGTCGTCCTCCTTGGCGGCGTCTTTACCCTGGCGCGCTTCAGTGAAGCCTTTCTGGTGCTGCGCGCCCAGGATGTCGGACTTAGCCTCGGCCTGGTGCCGCTGGTGATGATCGTCATGAATGTTTTTTACGCCACCGTCGCCTATCCGGCCGGGGCCGCTGCCGATCGGATGCGGCCCCGCACCCTCCTGCTCATCGGCCTGGCGCTGCTGATCGCCGCCGATCTCATTCTCGCATCGGCCACCACTCCTCTCGCCGCCTTTGCGGGCGCCGCCCTCTGGGGATTGCACATGGCCTTTACCCAGGGGTTGTTTGCCAAGCTCGTCGCCGACAATGCGCCGGCCGAGCTGCGCGGCACCGCCTTCGGCGTCTTCAATCTGGTCAGCGGGGGCGCGCTGTTGCTGGCGAGTGTCATTGCCGGCGCCCTGTGGAGCATCTGGGGGGCGAGCGCCACCTTTGTCGTTGGCTGCATCTTTGCCGTTATCGCCGCCCTGGGTTTGCTTTTCTATCACCCGGTGCCGTCTGTGCAAACCGGGCGCGAACGCCTTTCTTAG
- a CDS encoding peptidoglycan-binding protein has translation MIRFAFLFSFIALLLSPAFAADNEIAPQLRRVSVARSVGTETLRYSSSLARFYQDRQFQPAWSDGYQLLPSAAELLASLPAAAGEGLDPRTYHLFVLTDLFQRFSSAPTPQIAAELDLLLSDAFMSLSSHYLNGRTVPAQVDRDWHIPREQADPLRMLNQALTSGRINDSLQALLPPVPAYAALRRAWQDLQLLAAVGGWPRLTFKPPLRPGASGAEVVALRQRLVVSGDLPAAEGQGEIFDTGLEAAVWRFQSRHGLLADRIVGPQTLAALNVPASERARQLAVNLERWRWLPRFFGERHLRVNLPAFHLELIENGESILDMRVIVGRQLRQTPAFVGSMTYLVLNPYWEVPRNLAVLDLIPKIQADVGYLDKNGIKVFTRPGGTLLNPAAINWQQLGAGNFPYHLRQDPGPKNALGRIKFMFPNRYTVYLHDTPTPKLFEREERSFSSGCIRIEKPFALAQLLLRGTPLASPASFDAALQDAVSAVVLLPTPVPVYLLYFTAWVEVDGTLNFRNDLYKRDHRLAAALQ, from the coding sequence ATGATTCGCTTTGCCTTCTTGTTTTCTTTCATTGCCTTGTTACTTTCCCCTGCTTTTGCCGCCGACAACGAGATCGCGCCGCAGTTGCGCCGCGTCTCTGTCGCCCGCAGCGTCGGCACAGAGACACTGCGCTATAGTTCCTCTCTGGCGCGCTTCTATCAAGATCGCCAGTTTCAGCCTGCCTGGAGCGATGGCTACCAGCTTCTGCCGTCAGCTGCAGAACTCCTCGCCTCCCTCCCGGCGGCGGCCGGGGAAGGGCTTGATCCTCGCACCTACCACCTTTTTGTCCTCACCGACCTTTTTCAGCGGTTTTCTTCCGCTCCGACCCCGCAAATTGCCGCCGAGCTCGACCTCCTGCTCAGCGATGCCTTCATGTCCCTTTCTTCCCATTACCTGAACGGCCGTACTGTTCCTGCTCAGGTCGATCGTGACTGGCATATCCCCCGCGAACAGGCCGATCCGTTACGGATGCTCAACCAGGCGCTGACCAGCGGTCGCATCAACGACTCCCTGCAGGCCCTCCTCCCTCCAGTTCCTGCCTACGCTGCCCTGCGTCGCGCCTGGCAGGATCTGCAGCTTCTCGCCGCTGTCGGCGGCTGGCCGCGGCTGACCTTCAAACCCCCGCTGCGGCCCGGTGCGAGTGGAGCGGAGGTGGTGGCGCTGCGGCAGCGCTTAGTCGTGAGCGGCGATCTTCCGGCCGCCGAGGGGCAGGGTGAAATTTTCGACACTGGCCTCGAAGCGGCGGTGTGGCGCTTTCAGAGCCGGCACGGACTGCTCGCCGACCGCATCGTCGGCCCCCAGACCCTTGCCGCCCTCAATGTCCCGGCGTCAGAACGGGCCCGCCAGCTTGCCGTCAATCTCGAACGCTGGCGCTGGCTGCCGCGCTTCTTTGGCGAACGCCATCTGCGCGTCAATCTCCCCGCCTTCCACCTCGAATTGATCGAGAACGGCGAGAGCATTCTGGATATGCGCGTTATCGTTGGCCGCCAACTGCGTCAGACGCCGGCCTTTGTCGGGAGCATGACCTACCTCGTCCTCAACCCCTATTGGGAGGTGCCACGGAATCTTGCCGTTCTTGATCTCATCCCCAAGATTCAGGCAGATGTCGGCTATCTGGACAAAAACGGCATCAAGGTCTTCACCCGTCCCGGCGGGACGCTGCTCAATCCCGCTGCGATTAATTGGCAGCAGCTCGGGGCGGGAAACTTCCCTTATCACCTCCGCCAGGATCCCGGTCCGAAGAACGCCCTCGGCCGCATCAAATTTATGTTTCCCAACCGTTACACGGTCTACCTGCACGACACCCCGACCCCCAAGCTCTTTGAACGTGAGGAGCGCTCCTTCAGCTCTGGCTGCATCCGCATCGAAAAGCCCTTCGCGCTGGCGCAGCTGTTGCTGCGCGGCACCCCGCTGGCGTCCCCCGCCAGCTTTGACGCAGCATTGCAGGATGCGGTCAGCGCTGTCGTCCTCCTGCCGACCCCGGTCCCGGTCTACCTCCTCTACTTTACCGCCTGGGTCGAGGTGGACGGCACCCTCAATTTCCGGAACGATCTTTATAAGCGCGACCACCGTCTTGCCGCCGCTCTGCAATAA
- a CDS encoding DUF2905 domain-containing protein, with translation MSRTLIIAGCLLLALGVLLHFVPGALNWFGRLPGDIRIEGERSKVFIPITSMLIVSVLLSLLLALFRR, from the coding sequence ATGTCCCGCACCCTGATCATCGCCGGCTGCCTGCTTCTCGCCCTCGGGGTGCTGTTGCACTTCGTCCCCGGTGCCCTGAACTGGTTCGGGCGTCTGCCGGGGGATATTCGTATCGAAGGGGAGAGGAGCAAGGTCTTTATCCCGATTACCTCGATGCTGATAGTCAGTGTCCTTCTTTCGTTGCTCCTTGCCCTCTTCCGGCGCTGA
- a CDS encoding copper-translocating P-type ATPase, with translation MSELRLRIGGMHCVNCAGKIEKEIAALHGVDAATVNFASETLHVDYTAATISPEMIAARVSGLGYTSSSLESDSPAGEEARRDLYWLIFSAILTTPVALLMFAGGHEGVGLWISALLATIVQFSAGLTFYTGAWNALRNRSTNMDVLVALGISAAWGYSILALLGFLGPHAHNFFETGAMLVTFIRAGKWLEARARGRASRALRELLTLQPDTARLLRDGVESEVATRTLQIGDLILVKAGERIAVDGVIESGEGAIDEAMLTGEAAPVAKGPGESVSGATINRSGLLTIRATAVGAGTVLSRIVRMVEDAQADKAPIQRLVDKVSSIFVPVVIVLALLTLAGWLLVGAEFVFALQLSIAVVVIACPCALGLATPTAIMVGSSIGLGSGILFKRASALENVARIDTVLFDKTGTLTSGSFGVTDLLPVSGIDAEELLRIALSIESSSTHPLATAVVAHAVGSNFAPLVLTDVSEVGGHGLIAQSEGAALVAGNRRLCEREGIDLSPLAAAEARLAGEGKAMVFIARNQQLLGLIALADTVKPEAIEAIRRLHALGLKTALITGDRKDAAQTVAATLGISEVEAEVLPGDKLTVVRRWQAAGKRVAMVGDGINDAPALAAADIGIAIGSGTDVAKETGDIVLVRGDLLDVERAIRLGRATLSKIRQNLFWAFFYNIVGIPVAAGLLYPHFGLILKPEFAGLAMAFSSVSVVSNSLLLNGIRKKLRG, from the coding sequence ATGAGTGAACTGCGACTGCGCATCGGCGGCATGCACTGCGTCAACTGCGCCGGAAAGATCGAGAAGGAGATTGCCGCTCTTCATGGCGTCGATGCGGCGACCGTCAACTTTGCCAGTGAAACGTTACATGTCGATTACACAGCGGCGACCATCTCCCCGGAGATGATCGCCGCTCGCGTCTCCGGCCTCGGCTATACCTCGTCATCCCTGGAGAGTGATTCGCCAGCCGGCGAGGAAGCCCGCCGCGACTTATACTGGCTGATCTTCTCGGCAATACTGACGACGCCGGTGGCCCTCCTCATGTTTGCCGGTGGACATGAAGGGGTTGGCCTCTGGATCAGCGCTCTGCTCGCGACGATCGTGCAGTTCAGCGCCGGACTGACTTTTTACACCGGCGCCTGGAATGCCTTGCGCAACCGCAGCACCAACATGGATGTCCTTGTCGCGCTCGGCATCTCTGCCGCCTGGGGCTATTCGATCCTCGCCCTACTCGGTTTCCTCGGCCCGCACGCCCATAACTTCTTCGAAACCGGTGCGATGCTCGTCACCTTTATCCGTGCCGGAAAATGGCTCGAAGCCCGGGCGCGCGGCCGGGCGAGTCGGGCGCTGCGCGAACTCCTTACCCTGCAGCCGGATACGGCGCGCCTGCTGCGCGACGGTGTTGAGAGTGAAGTTGCGACCCGCACCTTGCAGATCGGCGACCTGATTCTGGTGAAAGCCGGCGAGCGGATTGCCGTCGACGGGGTCATCGAAAGCGGCGAAGGGGCGATCGACGAAGCGATGCTCACCGGCGAAGCTGCCCCGGTCGCCAAGGGGCCGGGGGAAAGCGTCAGCGGTGCGACGATCAACCGTAGCGGTCTCCTGACCATCCGCGCCACTGCCGTCGGTGCCGGGACGGTTCTGTCGCGCATCGTCCGCATGGTCGAAGACGCCCAGGCAGACAAGGCGCCGATCCAGCGCCTCGTTGACAAGGTATCGTCCATCTTTGTCCCGGTCGTCATTGTCCTTGCCCTCCTCACTCTGGCTGGGTGGCTCCTCGTTGGCGCCGAGTTTGTCTTTGCCCTGCAACTCTCCATCGCCGTCGTCGTCATCGCCTGTCCCTGCGCCCTCGGCCTGGCGACGCCGACCGCGATCATGGTCGGCAGTTCCATCGGTCTGGGGAGCGGTATCCTCTTCAAGCGCGCCTCTGCCCTGGAGAATGTCGCCCGCATCGACACCGTCCTCTTCGACAAGACCGGCACCCTGACCAGCGGCAGTTTCGGGGTCACCGATCTCCTCCCGGTCAGCGGGATTGATGCAGAGGAACTGCTGCGCATCGCTCTCTCCATCGAATCGAGCAGTACACATCCCCTGGCGACGGCGGTCGTTGCCCATGCTGTCGGCAGCAATTTCGCTCCGCTGGTTCTCACCGATGTCAGCGAAGTCGGCGGCCACGGCCTCATAGCTCAGAGTGAAGGCGCCGCCCTCGTCGCGGGAAATCGCCGCCTCTGTGAGCGCGAGGGAATCGATCTCTCTCCCCTCGCCGCTGCAGAAGCGCGGCTGGCCGGGGAGGGGAAGGCGATGGTTTTTATCGCCCGCAATCAACAACTCCTCGGTCTCATCGCCCTCGCCGACACGGTCAAGCCGGAAGCAATCGAGGCGATCCGCCGCCTGCATGCCCTCGGCCTAAAAACCGCGCTGATCACCGGCGATCGCAAGGATGCAGCGCAGACGGTTGCCGCCACCCTCGGCATCAGCGAGGTCGAGGCGGAAGTCCTTCCTGGCGACAAGCTGACGGTGGTGCGGCGCTGGCAGGCCGCAGGGAAAAGGGTGGCGATGGTCGGCGACGGCATCAATGACGCCCCGGCCCTGGCGGCGGCCGATATCGGCATTGCCATCGGCAGCGGCACCGACGTCGCCAAGGAGACCGGTGACATCGTCCTGGTGCGCGGCGATCTCCTCGACGTCGAGCGCGCCATCCGTCTTGGCCGCGCCACCCTGAGCAAGATTCGCCAGAACCTCTTCTGGGCCTTCTTCTACAATATCGTCGGCATCCCCGTTGCCGCCGGCCTCCTTTACCCGCACTTCGGCCTGATCCTCAAACCCGAATTTGCCGGACTGGCGATGGCTTTTTCGAGTGTTTCGGTGGTTAGTAACAGTTTGTTGTTGAACGGGATCAGGAAGAAGTTGCGGGGGTAG
- a CDS encoding nucleotidyltransferase: MKVILPVAGKGTRLRPHTHTKAKSLVHVAGKTVLEHIIGRLTHLQVEEFIFITDEHGDQIAAQMKKSFPQLTCRYVVQKERLGPAHAVLLAAPYLSPGDDLLIVFNDTIFVADLSRIPELAKECDGLIYSHVVEDYQRFGVNVVKDGIIVDMVEKPETPISRLAQVGLYYLSDGVRFMNYIQTSVDAGDTVKGEYYLPAVFMRMIHDGLTFCAPEIDAWLDCGKPETLLETNRYLLDGRHHCHGEAVNSVLIDPVHIAEGALVRNSILGPNVSVAAGSVISGSIIRDSIINLNSEVTGMLLNGSILGDSVRLSSTARKMNIGDHSIIEMEG, encoded by the coding sequence ATGAAAGTTATTCTCCCTGTTGCCGGGAAAGGGACGCGCCTGCGCCCGCACACCCATACCAAAGCAAAATCGCTGGTGCATGTTGCCGGCAAGACCGTTCTCGAACATATTATCGGCCGTCTGACTCATCTGCAGGTCGAGGAATTTATCTTCATCACCGACGAGCACGGCGATCAGATTGCCGCGCAGATGAAAAAATCCTTTCCGCAGCTGACCTGCCGTTATGTGGTGCAAAAGGAACGTCTCGGTCCGGCCCACGCCGTCCTCCTCGCCGCCCCCTACCTGTCGCCCGGCGACGACCTCCTTATCGTCTTCAACGATACCATCTTTGTCGCCGACCTGAGCCGCATCCCGGAACTTGCCAAGGAGTGCGACGGCCTCATTTACTCGCATGTGGTTGAAGATTACCAGCGCTTCGGCGTCAATGTCGTCAAGGACGGGATCATCGTCGATATGGTCGAAAAACCGGAGACGCCGATCTCCCGCCTTGCCCAGGTCGGCCTTTACTACCTGAGCGACGGCGTCCGCTTCATGAACTATATCCAGACCTCGGTCGATGCCGGCGACACCGTCAAGGGGGAGTACTACCTGCCCGCGGTCTTCATGCGCATGATTCACGACGGCCTGACCTTCTGCGCGCCGGAGATCGATGCCTGGCTCGACTGCGGCAAGCCCGAGACCCTCCTCGAAACCAACCGCTATCTCCTCGACGGCCGCCACCATTGTCACGGCGAAGCAGTCAACTCCGTCCTCATCGACCCGGTCCATATTGCCGAGGGGGCCCTCGTCCGCAACAGCATTCTTGGTCCCAATGTTTCGGTCGCTGCCGGTTCGGTCATCAGCGGCAGCATCATCCGCGATTCGATCATCAACCTCAATAGTGAAGTGACCGGGATGCTCCTGAATGGGAGCATTCTCGGCGATTCCGTCCGTCTCAGCAGCACTGCCCGTAAAATGAACATCGGTGATCATTCGATCATCGAAATGGAAGGTTAA
- a CDS encoding AcrB/AcrD/AcrF family protein has protein sequence MFLPDISIKRPVTATMLVLALVIFGLIGVSRLGVSLYPQIDDPVVTVSTFWQNARPEEVDNEITDILEDAVSGVSGIKHIVSESLEGRSRITITFDLGKDIDVAAQEVRDKISARLRRLPGDADIPVVDKLDINAQPIIWLAVTGQRAIEDLTYFADVQIRPLLQKIEGVGEVSVGAGREKQIHVRLMRERLAAYRIGVDEVIDAIRRQHLEVPGGKIDSLDKEFLLRTVGEFESAAAFNDLIVTHRDGAPIRLGLIGAVEAGRDESRPAGRFTQGGETLKTAALRVSPRSGANEVAIARQVKKALPEIRRILPEGMDIHIATDTTRFIEQSISEIKIQLIFGGIAAALVILLFLQNIRTTLISAVAIPTSIIATFACLYTLGFTLNNMTMLGLVLAVGLVIDDAIVMVENIYRHRSDLGKGPMQAAFEGSHEISFAIIATTLVMAGVFLPVAFMGGMIGRFFYEFAVTVAFAVVCSTFVAMTVVPMLCSRFLNLSSSNFQLFRIFDRIMAVAANFYRWSMRRILQQRASMIVVAALALGGGIWLYALLGQELVTQEDQGRFMVRMQTPLSYSMEKTDDVLRRVETRLKEIPEISHFFSFTGFGGANRAVAFVTLVPRSERSRSQQQVQSEVRQFLRQLPDVRGNATAISPLGGGQRAEDVQLVIQGPEIAVLDSASRQLMAKIEDSPGYSGVSRDLEIGKPEVRVRIDREKAAEAGINVENIAATVGALLGGIEVATFKEGGKSYEIRLRLQAEQRQIPGDVQRIFLRGNDGELFDVSGFVTLEEGVGPSVINRLDRQRSASVFATLEGGKLLGTAIPEVQAMADAILPAGYVTKFSGSAETLGETGKYVLFAFLLATILTYMVLAAQFESFTQPMAIMMGLPLSFIGAFGLLFLFGNTINLYSMIGLVLLIGLAAKNGILLIDYTNQLRHTGMSLDAALVEAGATRLRPILMTAISTIAGVIPVVLGIGEGSESRQPMAVAIAGGLFSSTLLTLAVVPVIYSYLDQFSRWSGFERFKGWILVREKGDATANDTDQAP, from the coding sequence ATGTTTCTCCCCGATATTTCGATCAAACGGCCAGTCACCGCCACCATGCTGGTGCTGGCGCTGGTGATCTTCGGACTCATCGGCGTTTCGCGTCTCGGCGTCTCCCTTTATCCGCAGATCGACGATCCGGTGGTGACCGTCTCCACCTTCTGGCAGAACGCCCGACCTGAAGAGGTCGATAACGAGATCACTGATATCCTAGAAGATGCAGTGAGCGGTGTCAGCGGCATCAAGCACATCGTCTCCGAAAGCCTGGAGGGGCGCTCGCGAATTACCATCACCTTTGATCTCGGCAAGGATATCGACGTTGCTGCCCAGGAGGTGCGCGACAAGATTTCAGCCCGGCTGCGCCGTCTCCCTGGCGATGCCGACATCCCGGTGGTCGACAAACTCGACATCAACGCCCAGCCGATCATCTGGCTGGCGGTCACTGGCCAGCGCGCCATCGAGGATTTGACCTATTTCGCCGACGTGCAGATCCGGCCCCTGTTGCAGAAGATCGAGGGGGTCGGCGAAGTCAGTGTCGGTGCCGGCCGGGAAAAACAGATCCATGTCCGCCTGATGCGTGAACGCCTGGCGGCTTACCGCATCGGCGTCGACGAGGTCATCGACGCTATCCGCCGCCAGCACCTGGAGGTTCCCGGCGGCAAGATCGACTCGCTGGACAAAGAATTCCTCCTCCGCACCGTCGGCGAATTTGAATCCGCCGCCGCGTTCAACGATTTGATCGTCACTCACCGTGACGGCGCGCCGATCCGACTCGGACTCATCGGCGCCGTTGAGGCCGGCCGCGACGAGTCCCGCCCCGCCGGCCGCTTTACCCAGGGAGGGGAGACGCTGAAGACCGCCGCTCTGCGCGTTTCGCCGCGCTCGGGAGCCAACGAGGTGGCGATTGCCCGGCAAGTCAAGAAGGCCCTCCCGGAAATCCGCCGTATCCTCCCGGAAGGGATGGATATCCACATCGCCACCGACACCACCCGCTTTATCGAACAGTCGATTTCCGAGATCAAGATCCAGTTGATCTTCGGTGGGATTGCCGCCGCTCTGGTCATCCTCCTCTTTTTGCAGAATATCCGCACCACCCTGATCAGCGCAGTGGCCATTCCGACCTCGATTATCGCCACCTTTGCCTGTCTCTACACCCTCGGCTTCACCCTGAACAACATGACCATGCTCGGGCTGGTGCTGGCGGTCGGTCTGGTCATCGACGATGCCATTGTCATGGTCGAGAATATCTATCGCCACCGCTCCGATCTCGGCAAGGGGCCGATGCAGGCCGCTTTTGAAGGTTCGCATGAAATCTCCTTTGCCATCATTGCCACCACCCTGGTCATGGCCGGGGTCTTTTTGCCGGTGGCCTTCATGGGCGGGATGATCGGCCGTTTCTTCTACGAATTCGCGGTGACCGTCGCTTTTGCTGTCGTCTGTTCGACCTTCGTGGCGATGACCGTCGTCCCGATGCTCTGCTCGCGCTTTCTCAACCTCAGTTCCAGTAATTTTCAGCTGTTCCGCATTTTCGACCGGATCATGGCCGTAGCGGCAAATTTCTACCGCTGGAGTATGCGACGGATTCTGCAGCAGCGCGCCAGCATGATCGTCGTCGCCGCCCTGGCTCTCGGCGGCGGCATCTGGCTTTATGCGCTGCTCGGTCAGGAACTCGTCACTCAGGAAGATCAAGGGCGCTTCATGGTGCGCATGCAGACGCCTTTGTCCTACTCCATGGAGAAGACTGACGACGTCTTGAGGCGCGTGGAGACGCGCCTCAAGGAGATTCCGGAAATCAGTCATTTCTTTTCCTTTACCGGTTTTGGCGGCGCCAACCGTGCCGTCGCCTTCGTCACTTTGGTGCCGCGCAGCGAGCGCAGCCGTTCACAGCAGCAGGTGCAGAGCGAGGTGCGGCAGTTTTTGCGCCAGCTCCCCGACGTCCGCGGCAACGCTACCGCTATCTCTCCTCTCGGTGGCGGACAGCGGGCTGAAGATGTACAACTGGTCATCCAGGGGCCGGAAATCGCCGTTCTCGACAGTGCTTCCCGTCAGTTGATGGCCAAAATCGAGGACTCCCCGGGCTACTCCGGCGTCTCCCGCGACCTGGAGATCGGCAAACCCGAGGTGCGGGTGCGGATCGATCGCGAAAAAGCCGCCGAAGCCGGGATCAATGTCGAAAATATCGCCGCTACCGTCGGCGCTCTCCTTGGCGGCATCGAAGTCGCCACCTTCAAGGAGGGGGGGAAGAGTTATGAGATCCGCTTGCGCCTGCAGGCGGAACAGCGCCAGATCCCCGGGGACGTACAGCGGATCTTTCTGCGCGGCAATGACGGTGAACTTTTTGATGTCAGCGGGTTCGTCACCCTTGAAGAAGGGGTCGGACCGAGCGTTATCAACCGCCTCGACCGCCAGCGTTCCGCCAGCGTCTTTGCCACCCTCGAAGGGGGGAAACTTCTCGGCACCGCCATTCCCGAGGTGCAGGCGATGGCCGATGCCATCCTCCCCGCAGGCTACGTCACCAAATTTTCCGGCAGTGCTGAAACTCTCGGCGAAACCGGCAAGTATGTGCTCTTCGCCTTTCTTCTCGCCACCATCCTGACCTACATGGTCCTTGCTGCCCAGTTTGAGAGCTTCACTCAACCGATGGCGATCATGATGGGGCTGCCACTCTCCTTTATCGGTGCCTTTGGTCTCCTCTTTCTTTTTGGCAACACGATCAACCTTTACTCGATGATCGGTCTGGTGCTGCTGATCGGCCTGGCGGCCAAAAACGGGATCCTCCTGATCGACTATACCAACCAGTTGCGGCACACCGGCATGTCCCTCGACGCTGCGCTGGTCGAAGCCGGCGCCACCCGCTTGCGGCCGATCCTGATGACCGCCATCTCCACGATTGCCGGAGTCATCCCCGTCGTCCTCGGCATCGGCGAAGGGAGCGAAAGCCGCCAGCCGATGGCGGTCGCCATCGCCGGGGGTCTCTTCTCCTCGACGCTGCTGACGCTGGCGGTGGTGCCGGTGATCTACAGTTATCTCGATCAGTTCAGTCGCTGGTCGGGGTTTGAAAGATTCAAAGGCTGGATTCTGGTGCGGGAAAAGGGGGATGCTACGGCAAATGACACCGATCAGGCGCCATAA
- a CDS encoding zinc/iron-chelating domain-containing protein encodes MIIEELPEHDPTVTCANCQACCCRLQVMLITETGVPANLIVKDKTGVEFMAQGEDGWCVAVDRKTMKCTIYEVRPWVCREFAAGDYECLDERAAHL; translated from the coding sequence ATGATCATTGAAGAACTCCCCGAACATGATCCAACGGTGACCTGTGCCAACTGTCAGGCCTGCTGCTGCCGCTTGCAAGTCATGCTCATTACCGAGACTGGCGTCCCCGCGAATTTGATTGTGAAAGACAAGACGGGGGTCGAGTTCATGGCGCAAGGGGAGGATGGCTGGTGCGTGGCTGTCGACCGCAAAACGATGAAGTGTACGATTTACGAAGTGCGGCCCTGGGTTTGCCGGGAATTTGCGGCGGGTGATTACGAGTGTCTTGACGAGCGCGCTGCCCATTTGTAG
- a CDS encoding Hsp33 family molecular chaperone HslO — MADHLVRIMTKDGSLRACAAETTMLVDAICQRQGTDLTASVALGRLVTGAALFGSLLKDEQRLALQIEANGPLQKLSAETDANGRVRASIRQPLSNLPPRNERFDVAGAIGKAGFLHVSKDLGFGEPYRGMVQLVSSEVAEDLAWYLTTSEQIPSSVGLGVLPSEDGHIAVAGGFLIQALPGADDVQLAELESRLLALPPLTSLLREGLTPEAILDRIFSGIETIHQATLPLVFDCSCSRRQALAILALLPEEERRPLLAEKEITVTCEFCREHYSFTAEELTGKG, encoded by the coding sequence ATGGCCGACCATCTGGTACGAATTATGACAAAGGACGGCTCGCTGCGCGCCTGTGCCGCCGAGACGACAATGCTGGTCGATGCCATCTGTCAGCGCCAGGGGACCGATCTTACTGCATCGGTCGCTCTCGGTCGCCTCGTCACCGGTGCCGCCCTCTTCGGTTCGCTGCTCAAGGATGAGCAGCGCCTGGCTCTGCAGATCGAGGCGAACGGCCCGCTGCAAAAACTCTCGGCCGAGACCGATGCCAACGGCCGGGTGCGCGCCTCCATTCGCCAACCGCTGAGCAATCTCCCTCCCCGCAACGAGCGTTTCGATGTTGCCGGCGCCATCGGCAAGGCCGGATTTCTCCATGTCAGCAAGGATCTCGGTTTCGGGGAGCCGTATCGCGGCATGGTGCAGTTGGTCAGCAGTGAAGTTGCTGAGGATCTCGCCTGGTATCTCACCACTTCGGAGCAGATCCCCTCCAGCGTCGGACTCGGGGTGCTGCCCAGTGAAGACGGCCATATAGCCGTGGCCGGAGGTTTCCTTATTCAGGCGCTGCCCGGGGCGGATGATGTGCAACTCGCGGAGCTGGAAAGTCGCCTGCTTGCCCTGCCGCCACTGACTTCGCTGCTGCGTGAAGGGCTGACTCCGGAAGCGATTCTGGACCGCATCTTCAGCGGCATTGAAACCATCCACCAGGCGACCCTGCCGCTGGTATTTGATTGCAGTTGCAGCCGCCGGCAGGCTCTGGCGATTCTGGCTCTGCTGCCGGAGGAGGAGCGCCGTCCCCTCCTTGCAGAGAAGGAGATCACCGTGACTTGCGAATTCTGTCGGGAACATTATTCTTTTACAGCAGAGGAACTTACCGGCAAGGGTTGA